Below is a window of Thermodesulfomicrobium sp. WS DNA.
GGGCATACCAAAGCCCCGCCCTGGCACCGCCAAAATACGCTCCTCCTGCAAGGCCCGCACAAAGGCCTCGTCGTCACCTCCCGGGGCTTCGGGGAAAAAGTAAAAGGCCCCCTGCGGCGGCATGTAGCGGATGCCGGCGTCGTCCAAAACCCGCATCATGACGGTACGCCGACGCGCATACACCGCCGTATCCACCTGGCTCCCCAGGGCCTTCATGAGGATGCGCTGCCCTATGGCCGGAGCGTTGACAAACCCCAAGATACGGTTGGCGAGGATCATGCCGTTCACCAAGATCTCGGCCTCAGGCATGGCTGGGTTCACCGCCACGTACCCCACCCGCTCGCCGGCCAGGCCCAAGCTCTTGGAAAACGAGCTCACCACCACACTCTGCGGATGCGCGGCCATGACCGACGGCACGTGGACGCCATCATAGGTGAGGAACCGATACGGTTCATCGGCGATGATCAGAATGGGGCGGCCAAGACGCGCCTCGGCCCGCGCCAAGAGCGCTCCCAATGCCGCCAGCTCCTCGGCCGAATATACCCGGCCGGTGGGATTATTGGGGGAATTGAGGATCACACAGCGGGTGCGCGCCGAAATCGCTGCCTCCACAGCCGCAAGGTCGAGCCCGAAGTCCGGGGTGCGGGCCGGCACCGCCACCAGGCGGCCGCCATGGTTTTCGGCGTAGAAGCCATACTCCACAAAATACGGGGCGATGGCCAAAACCTCGTCGCCGGGATTGAGCACGGCCCGCAGCACCACGTTGATGGCCCCGGCCGCCCCGCACGTGACCAGCACGTGGTCGGCAGACACGGGCACGCCCTGCTCGGCGCGCAACGCCTCGGCCAAGGCGGCCCGAAGCTCCGGATACCCGGCGTTGGGCATATACCCAAAGGCAAAGGGTTCAGCGGCATGGTCCGCCAGCTCCCGCAAGGCGTCGGCCACCACCGCGGGCGGCGCGAGGTCGGGGTTCCCCAGGCTCAAGTCCTGCACCGCATCCGCACCGTAACGCCGCTTGAGTTCGATCCCGGTCTCAAACATGCGGCGAATCCACGACGAGCGGGCCAAGTACCCTTCCACTGCGTGAGCGAGCATGCTGCCTCCCCGACGCCTCACGGCACCGCAATGCCCTGAAGCCGATATTCATTGAGCTTGTTGCGCAAGGTGCGCACGGAAATTCCAAGAAGTTCCGATGCCTTGGTACGATTTCCCCCGGTAGAGCGCAGGCTCTTCAAAATCAAACGGCGCTCCATCTCCTCCAGCGGGATGATCTCGGGCTCGTCCCCAGCGCCCTCGCTGGATGCGGATTCCAAGGATTGCACCGGAGCTTCCCCCTCCATGACCGGCACGTCTTCCCCAGCAGCGCTGTCGAGCAAAAAATGTCCCACGCCGATGGCCCCACCTGCAGCCAAGAGCACGGCCCGCTCCATGAGGTTTTGCAGCTCCCGCACGTTGCCCGGCCATTGGTGGGCCTGCAGCCAGCGCTCGGCCTCCGCAGAAAGCCGGGTGGATGGATAGCCATAGGTATCGGCGAAGCGGCGCAAAAAAAACCGCGCCAGTTCGAGCACATCCGCGCCGCGCTCGCGCAGCGGAGGAAGACGCAGGGGGATCACATTGAGGCGATAGAAAAGGTCCTGACGGAACTGTCCCTGAGCCACGGCCTCTTCCAGGTTGCGGTTGGTGGTGGCGATCACCCGGGTGTCCACGGCCACAGATTCCGTGCCGCCCACACGGTCGATCTCCCCCTCCTGCAGGGCGCGCAAGAGTTTGGCTTGCAGGGCCAAATCCATCTCCGAGATCTCGTCCAAAAGCAGCGTGCCGCCGGAGGCGAGCTCGAATTTGCCCAGCTTGCGGGCAATGGCGCCGGTAAAGGCCCCTTTTTCGTGGCCAAAGAGCTCGCTTTCCAAAAGATGCTCGGGCAGGGCCGCGCAATTGACCGCCACAAAAGGCCCCTGGCGGCCGGAATGGGCGTGGATATAGCGGGCGAGGACCTCTTTACCGGTGCCCGATTCCCCGCTCACCAGCACCGTGGCCTTGGAACGGGCCACCTGACGGGCCAAGGCCAGGATGCGGCCCATGGCCGGATGCGAACCCACCACCACCGGCGCCCCAAAGGCCCTTGCCGCGGACGCGCCCACGGCCGCTGGCGGCCCTGGCTCCGGCAATGCCGCCAGGAGTTTTTCGGCAAGCAACGGCAGCAGCCAATAGTCCCGGGCGCCCAGGCCCAGATATTGGCGCACTTCGTCGGCGCTGCCCCGCTCGGCCACCACCACCACCGGCACCTCGTGATCCACCGCCGCAGCCACCACCTCTGCGGCCGCAAGTCCCGGAAGGCCAGTCTCGCACACCGCAAGGGCCACCTGACGGGCGGCCAGGGTCTTGGTCACCGTGGGCATGTCCTCGGCCAAGATTACGGACACCCCCTGCTCCTTGAGGGCAGCATGCAGCCCCGAGACGTGC
It encodes the following:
- a CDS encoding pyridoxal phosphate-dependent aminotransferase; amino-acid sequence: MLAHAVEGYLARSSWIRRMFETGIELKRRYGADAVQDLSLGNPDLAPPAVVADALRELADHAAEPFAFGYMPNAGYPELRAALAEALRAEQGVPVSADHVLVTCGAAGAINVVLRAVLNPGDEVLAIAPYFVEYGFYAENHGGRLVAVPARTPDFGLDLAAVEAAISARTRCVILNSPNNPTGRVYSAEELAALGALLARAEARLGRPILIIADEPYRFLTYDGVHVPSVMAAHPQSVVVSSFSKSLGLAGERVGYVAVNPAMPEAEILVNGMILANRILGFVNAPAIGQRILMKALGSQVDTAVYARRRTVMMRVLDDAGIRYMPPQGAFYFFPEAPGGDDEAFVRALQEERILAVPGRGFGMPGYFRLAFCVDASVIERARDGMIRAVARVRG
- a CDS encoding sigma-54 dependent transcriptional regulator is translated as MAMRRILFVCRPQHVSGLHAALKEQGVSVILAEDMPTVTKTLAARQVALAVCETGLPGLAAAEVVAAAVDHEVPVVVVAERGSADEVRQYLGLGARDYWLLPLLAEKLLAALPEPGPPAAVGASAARAFGAPVVVGSHPAMGRILALARQVARSKATVLVSGESGTGKEVLARYIHAHSGRQGPFVAVNCAALPEHLLESELFGHEKGAFTGAIARKLGKFELASGGTLLLDEISEMDLALQAKLLRALQEGEIDRVGGTESVAVDTRVIATTNRNLEEAVAQGQFRQDLFYRLNVIPLRLPPLRERGADVLELARFFLRRFADTYGYPSTRLSAEAERWLQAHQWPGNVRELQNLMERAVLLAAGGAIGVGHFLLDSAAGEDVPVMEGEAPVQSLESASSEGAGDEPEIIPLEEMERRLILKSLRSTGGNRTKASELLGISVRTLRNKLNEYRLQGIAVP